CGGAGAAGCCGGTACTGCGATGAGGTCTCGTGTTGTCGTTGCTGATACCTGAGATAATGACGCCGCTAAACTACCTATGCGGGGCTTCCGAGTCAAGATCGAAAGAAACTTTCTCTCACCCGGCGGGTATGATCCGAGTCGGAATTACTATTGCCCACAATACGCATTGAAAATAATATGGGGTCGGCTGGCCAGTGACTGACCTCCCTCACCCGACCAGAAAAGGAGAGAGACTTTGATGAAGCTAAGTTTTCTAAAAATAGTCTTGCTCGGACTCGCCGCTGCAGTGATGGCCGGTTGCAGCCAACAGCCCGCTGAGCAATCGGTGATGGTAACCGCCGCTAATGAGACTGCCGCGATGGCAAGGCTCCGAGCGATCGCCGCAGCCGAAGCTCGCTATCAAGTTGAGACTGGCGGCGAATACGGCACGCTCCCCCAGTTGATTGAGAAGCGCTACGTGAACGACCCGGCAAGCGGAAAGCTGACCGGCTACCGGTTTGAAGTGCAGGTCAAAAGAGGAGGGTTCCAGGCCACCGCGGTCCCGGAGAAATTCGGCATCACCGGCAAGCGCTCGTTCTATATCGATGAGACGAACATAGCTCATGCCGCAGATAAGAGAGGCGCGCCCGCAACAGCCTCGGATCCTGAGGTGTAGACGTAGAAGGCAGAAGGCAGAAGGCAGAAGGCAGAAGTTCTGACCTCTTGACCTCTGATCTCTGATCTCTGACCTCTGCCTTCTGCCTTCTGCCTTCTGACCACTGGCAACCGACTCCTTGTTTGATATATTCTCCCGCCAGCGAGGCGAGTTCTAACATGGCCCTCAAGATTGTCTTCGTCATAATCGCATACCTGCTTGGATCGATCCCGTTCGGGTATCTTCTGGTCAAATACGCGTTCACGAGCGGAGAAGACGTTCGCGACATCGGGTCGGGTGGAATCGGCGCGACTAACGTGACCCGCCGCGCTGGAGTAAAGGGCGGCCTGCTCACATATCTCTTCGACGTGGCGAAAGGCGTGGCTGCTGTGCTGCTCATGCGCGTTGTAGCCGGCGAGGATTACCTTTGGATCGGCGCTGCCGCGATTGCCGCAATCGTCGGTCACATCTTTCCCATCTTTCTTGGATTCCGGGGCGGCAAAGGCGTAGCAACCGGCGTTGGGGTCTATCTTGCGCTCGCTCCGTATTCGGTGCTCACGACGCTGG
This is a stretch of genomic DNA from Acidobacteriota bacterium. It encodes these proteins:
- the plsY gene encoding glycerol-3-phosphate 1-O-acyltransferase PlsY; the encoded protein is MALKIVFVIIAYLLGSIPFGYLLVKYAFTSGEDVRDIGSGGIGATNVTRRAGVKGGLLTYLFDVAKGVAAVLLMRVVAGEDYLWIGAAAIAAIVGHIFPIFLGFRGGKGVATGVGVYLALAPYSVLTTLVLWALIVYFTRYVSLGSIVATAAVPLWTLLYYGLLQPSPHLKALMIIGIAGCALIVATHHENINRLIHGTENKIGVRVKPDSPEVGSGGTAISGGRSS